Genomic DNA from Polyodon spathula isolate WHYD16114869_AA chromosome 8, ASM1765450v1, whole genome shotgun sequence:
TTAAGTGACTGATCATCTTTAATATCAGATGGGAGTTAAGCTGTGCCGCTgtattttgaacaagctgtagCCGTGAAAAGGCATGAACTCAGCAAAAAGAGCATTGCAATGATCAAGCTAGCTTCTCAGAGTCAGGCTATGTAAGACGAGACCTAATAACAATATTTCATAGATGATAATAAGACACTTTGGTGACATTACAGATATGATACAAAACATAAATCAGAGTCAAATATGAATCCCACATTTGCGGCCTTTAAAGTTACATCACCCAACTCTGTTTTTGTTGAATTGGAAACCTCCAGTTGTTGCCGAGAACACAAAATCAAAACTTCTGTCTTGTCTGCCATAGGTCTCAACTGTGCAGCtttgataaaacattttaaaacatgatgggtcatatgcataaaagatggcTGTAATTTCCatccataacaaaaaaaaatatatatatactgcgcAGTATTTAAGacgtgatttataaaactactgcctggttattttaccgACCAGTAGTGTGTTTAGATGTGATTTAACGTCATGGATTGCTATAGAGAGGCCCTGAATATCAAGTTCCGACAGTCCGAAACTTGCTGTTTCCATCTGTTTTAACCCGACTCTTATGCCgatgcaatttacataaaggtgaCGGAATAACTActcagtatttaaatgagaaacatatATGCTAATAATGCAAATGACAGTTTTTACGTCCTTTCAGGACTtcaatcaatggacaggtgggattgaaaggtagtaaaggcagggaaaaacaaaacaggcctGTGTTTCAGGAGATACGGAGAAAGAAGGtacatttaatagaacacaaTAACATCAGgacaaagagaaaaagaaaaaagttacatagctaattttaatgtaattgtggAAATGTATATtctgttctttattattattattattattattattattattattattattattattaataatgagtaAGTGATACTGGCAAAGCATGATCTAAATCCTCCAAGTTTGTCacctaaataaaacattgtatctTTATCCATATGCTCATAGCATTTGCTCTTCTGTAAGGTCCAAACAGGTGGCCCTTTGATGATAAACCCCATTAGGTATTTTTGGCACCATCTGTGAGTCCATACTGGAATCTATTTTAGCACggagcctgtttgaaatatgtTCCCACTTCCATAGGACTCTTTGAAACAGGCGGAACCATTTTAGATGGAAAATACTCAATCCGaccacatcaacccttttgatttttgcacgGGGAGTATGTTAATTAGCTACCCACTGCATTAGCATAACATCCCTCATACTGTCGGAACTGGGGTTTTGCGACTGTTCAATGGCATATACAGTGTGTTGACACCGGCACGTTACAGCTACGGGACATGTCTGGAGGCAGACAGGCTGTCTGGAATACCGAGTggtcaggttttaaaaaatatatataataaactgcACACACAGAGGTGATGGATGCGAGTCAGAGGTTTGCCGCAGTACACGCTGTttgatttaataaattattataattttatatagaTTTTGGCTGAGAAAAAAGTATCCTCTaatgttagtacatgcttcctttCACTGGAGCGTCAGCAAGCTCTGGGGATTTGTTTAAAACTTTCGCTTGAATAACACATGACCTAGCAAGGAAGCACcacacagttacattaaaatagcCTCCAAATAACTGTTAAATGACTGTTTTTATTACCTCACTCTGTAAGTGCCtgtacagtaataatacatttacactgTTTCTTATCTCTAAATCCGAGAGACgcattgcatgtttattttaataacactaaTCCGTTTTGGAGGTTTAAAACAGGTTTCCTATTATGTCTCTAAAGCCTATCTAACtgacaaaaaacaatgaaatacaattagATATAATGCAAATGCTTCTttcagtttgtctgtctgtctgtctctttctttGTTGACTGCTATATTGGCATTTTTTGTGTGCTCATAATTACCTACCTATAACACAGCAAGGTCtgtcaaaattattttaatgcgTTTTTGAGCAAGGTGAAGAATAACCCATCGTAAGTATTcatattgggagaaaaataattttCGTGTTTAAATTTAATTAGTGTGTAGTTTAATCATGCTTCCAAAATATACAACAAGATGTGTTTATTATCTGtttcttgttgttatttaattcttaaacatttggttttacagtgatacagtacaccttaccatacaaaaagcttattttaaactaaaataaatatatacagctaGACTGAAAAAccctgcctgtcacacaataCTACTCAGTTTCATAGCAAAATTGGATTAGAAATTGCTACAcatttcttgcaatttatttttagttactaAAATCTAACGTTTTGAACTAATTCCATTTcacatgaatatgtatttttcagcagctgtggcaaaacgttttgcaCCACTTACAATTTAAgattgagaaataataaaaataaaaataaaccaatgtaattttgatattttatttaacatcatgtaatcaaagaaaatctATATAGAttgatttcgaaatgtcatattttttatttgttgtcagtttttcattaagtatcgttggaaaactacaaagcgttatgtaattcgatgttaacgtaacattgttcagcaggtttcatttgactttatgaagcaacatttcttcattctatagggtgattcaCCACTTATGACCATAACTGTAGATAGTAAACACACGTTTTGTGGGACTAATTTACTTTTAGCTGCCTCTACCAGTAGATGGAATcctatgaaaaatatgtaaaatgcagtACTAGCTTTTTGGGCACGGACAGTGATCAATATAGGAATGAAAAACactgagggttttttttatctgtaaagaTCTGCAAACATCAAATCCAAATCATGCAGTGAGTTTGTAACTTTCATCAGTTCAACTCTTCACTTTATGTTCTCATTCTCCCCAAAGGTGAGTAATTGTGCTCACATCAAAAGAGTAATCCAGATGGTCAAGTCGCAACTCAATCGGCAAGGTCTTTCTGGGAGGATTGTCTTCCAATATATCTTGATGTACAGCCCACACAAGCACTCTGAAGCCTGCCATATTCCCCATTTAGACAATGAATAGGCTACAAACctcatttttatgttttccaaccagtaagtagcctTGCCCCATCCCTGGAAtttgaatttacaaaaaaaaaacaaaaaaaaaacaaaaaaaacaatagttgtatggtgtttttttccaaaaaattaaTAGACTGATCTTTAGATCTGTGTTGCAAATTATATGTTGATGAGAAAAGTGGTAtgatgagtgatgttttttgatGGTAAATGCTGTTTAAACATTATTACTGGATTGATAAAGGAGACGGTAAGTTTAATACCATTATTTCGTATTCtacaggttaaagaaagttctcaggtTCTAAGCCTTACTCTCAGGAAATCCTTTACACTTACGCTTTGGGGTCTGCCTGAAAGCATGTCCGTCAATAAAGGAATCTGGTTGGTTAATCACAGGAAGAAAGGGGTTTGTAGTACCtgttaccatgttttaaaatacagtaaagatACATATCTTGTGTTTCATTCAGTACTGCACACACAGtatgagacctatgtagctaatggaagtgcacaactgGTAcgatttaaaatgacatttacatgaagattaattaaaatagaataaaGTTTGGGTTATTATTCAAATACATTATGCTCAGGGTTTGaaattttcaggttttatttttgatcacatgacatccctttaaacttattttgagcggactctgtttcctaattaaactcagaaaaagctgttaattacaaaacaatgttgcTTGCTGTTTCGCttaatttttaattcaaacagatGTGACAAATGACTTTAATTGTTCATCGCTGATCCTAATAGCATttattgttgtgcttttgttagtTTCACTCGTTTATCAGTTGTCCTAACAGATTTTCTGTTCAGCATAAATAAATACCCAGTACAaactgatagcaagtccatcatttaaaTATTCTTGGTTTGTAGCAaaattttgttttctctttattaggatgcagacacAGCTTAACAacaactaattaacatttaatggGCAGAGATATGGAAAATAGAAACCTCGaagttcaagccctaattatactaTAAGTTTTATTAATATAGGCACTCAACAATAAACAATGGAATCTCGGGCTCCTTTGCCATATTTTTTCCCTTTATAACAGGTCGTCTTTTAAGGCCTTGTAGAGGTTTACAAAGGACTCTGCCCAAACCTCTTTCTGATGTCCTGTGGCCTCTGCAAGCCAGTACGTTGTATAAACCATGGTCAGAACAGTCCGCTCAAACTCATCCTTGCTTAGCGGGCCCTTGTGTCTTGACAGGTTAGAGGTCAGACGCCGAATATCGGTGATCTTTTTGGGGAGCACGTCTTCCCAGATCACCTCCAGTTTCTTGGTTTTTTTGAGCGAAGACAGTTCTTCATCTTTAACTAAGAATTTACTCTGAGTCTTATTCATCTCAAGGCCAGCCAAAAGTatctgaaaacaaaagcaaatgatCATTACCTGAAAGAGTTCTAGGGTGGTAGATCCACAAAGTACAACCTTTTTAGTGGAAGCACACACCATTATTAATTTCTATAAAGGAAAAAAATGATTCAGGCAGGTAACAGTAAAGCAAAGACAGTTAGATAAACTCTCCCGTGCCCATGCTAACaattgcagttttgaaaaaaaaacaaaacattatatggCTTCtgtcctgtcaata
This window encodes:
- the LOC121319556 gene encoding protein FAM180A-like yields the protein MMHWEVFVIALVYHNVYTSATAGKNKALFPSAMLVKRGTAALLNPVFQNSLEEVNLLYEILLAGLEMNKTQSKFLVKDEELSSLKKTKKLEVIWEDVLPKKITDIRRLTSNLSRHKGPLSKDEFERTVLTMVYTTYWLAEATGHQKEVWAESFVNLYKALKDDLL